The genomic DNA ATACTGAGAGAGAAGATTTAAAAGTTTTCTTTAAAGGTAAAAAACAATTTTTGATGGAAAATTTTTACAGGAATATGCGTAAAAAACATCAAATTTTAATGGTAGACAAGCAACCTGAAGGTGGTAAATGGAATTATGATGCAAGCAACAGAAAAAAATGGAAAGGTGACGCCTTAATTCCGCAAGAAATTAATTTTGACACTAATGTTGAAGAAATTATTGCTGAGATTGCAAAGGCGGGAATACAAACGATTGGTAAAATCAATCCGAAGTATTTTGAATACCCAATTTCTAGAAAACAATCTTTAGCACAATTAGATTATTTCTGTTCACATTTATTGATTCATTTTGGCGACTACCAAGATGCTATGCACACAGATAAAATCTACTTATTTCATAGTAGAATTTCTTTTGCAATGAATACAAAAATGATTTCTCCAAAAGAGATTATAACTAAAGTCTTAGAAACGTATAGAAAGCAAAAAGACAACATCGACATATCGCAAGTTGAAGGTTTTATAAGACAAATTTTAGGCTGGCGAGAATACATGAGAGGCATGTATTGGATGTTGATGCCAAATTACAAGAAAGAAAACTTTTTAGAGAACAAAAATACATTGCCAAACTTCTTTTGGACAGGAGAAACTAAAATGAATTGTTTAAAAAACGCTATCAATAATTCTTTAGATAACGGATACGCACATCACATTCAACGTTTAATGATTACAGGGAACTTTGCACTGTTAACACAAATTCATCCTGATGAAATTGATGCTTGGTATTTAGGAATTTATGTCGATGCTATAGAATGGGTTCAGTTACCAAATACACGTGGAATGAGCCAGTTTGCAGATGGAGGAAAAATAGCCACAAAACCCTATGTTTCTAGCGGAAGTTATATTGGCAAAATGAGCAATTATTGTGATGCCTGTGCTTATAAAAAAACGAAAAAATTTGAGGATGACGCGTGCCCTTTTAATACGCTTTATTGGAATTTTCTGGACGAAAAACAAGAAAAATTAGCTTCTAATTTTAGAATGAAAATGATGTATAGTTTGTTAAACAAAATGTCATCTGAAGATCGAATAAAAATTAAAGAAAAAGCAAATCATATTATAGAGCATTTAGATGAATACTAATAGAGAAGAAATACATATCGTTTGGTTTAAACGCGATTTACGCCTGCAAGACAATGAGGCAATTCACAATGCCATAAAGTCTAACAAACGCGTCCTTTTTATATATGTTTTTGAAAACTCTTTAATTAACGATGCACATTATGATGAACGCCATTGGAACTTCATAAAACAATCTTTAGAAGATTTAAATACTGATTTAAAAAAGCACAACACCAAAGTTCTATGTGTGCAAGCAGAAGTTGTGAGTGCTTTCAATCAGCTTTTTGATACTTACAAAATTGACGCTGTATTTTCTCATCAAGAAACAGGCTTATTAATCACCTATAACAGAGACAAAGAATTTACAAGATATTGCAGAAACAACTCTATAAGTTGGGTAGAAAACAGCAATAATGGTATTTTAAGAGGACTCTTAAATAGAGAGGATTGGTTTGATACATGGGAAAATTATATGCTTGCTGCTCAGATTAAAAATGATTTGAATGCTGATAAATTTCTTTCTATTGAAGAAATTCAGCATTTAGAAAAATATTTTCAAACGGTAAATTTAGAAACTAAAAATAGAACCCCTTATCAAAAGGGGGGTACAAAAATGGCTCGAAGATATGCCGATACTTTTTTTGAAAAACGCCACGAAAAATATATGTTTAATATTTCTAAACCTGCCCTAGCTAGAGAAAGCTGCAGCAGATTATCACCATATATTGCATGGGGAAATGTTTCAATTCGCCAGATATTTCAAGAAGCACATAAACACAAAACAGCAACTAATAAAAAACACTTAGGCGCTTTTGCTTCTAGATTAAGATGGCAAGCACATTTTATTCAAAAATTTGAAATGGAACACACCATGGAAAACGCGAGCATAAATAAAGGGTATCAAAAATTGAAAAAAAGTATTTCTTTAGAATATCAGAAAGCCTGGAAAGAAGGTGCAACTGGCTTTCCTTTAATTGATGCTTGTATGCGTTGTCTGCAAGAGACTGGTTACTTAAATTTTAGAATGCGCGCCATGTTGGTTTCTTTCTTTACACAGATTTTATGGCAACCTTGGCAAGCAGCATCCCAACATCTTTCAACGTTGTTTTTAGATTTTGAACCAGGAATTCATTTTCCTCAATTACAAATGAATGCAGGTGAAACAGGCATAAATATCCTTAGAATTTACAACCCAGTAAAAAATAGCTTAGAGCACGATGAAGATGGCTCTTTTATAAAAAAATGGATACCAGAATTGGCACATTTAGCAACCCCGTTTATACACGAACCTTACCTAATGACACCTTTAGACCAACAGTTTAATCATTTTGAGTTGGGTGTAGATTATCCGAATCCTATTGTAGATATTAAAGTTGCTAGAAAAAAGGCAAGTGATACGTTGTGGAATATGAGAAAAAATAAAGAGGTAAGACAAGAAAGTGAAAGAATTCTAAAAAAACACACACTTTCTAATAAAACTAGAAAGCTAAATACTGATTGACAGAAACTTACATTTAAACATTAAAAAATAATTTTTCTATTAATTTTGTTTAACTTATACTAAAAACACTTAAACATAAATATATTTTATGTATCTTTGAGTAATGATATTTAACACTACAAATAAAAATAGAGATGCAGCAGTTACAATAAATGATCTGTTAGGGGATTCTTACTCTTTTTTTCAATCTATAAAAAAAGGTGGCACAGGTTCTAAAAGGATGGTAATTGAAGAAGTTAGTCATGGTTTTTTAACATTTATGAATACTGTCTCTGATATTAATTATGGTAACATAGAACTTAGAGAAAAGGGCATTATAGTTCATATAAATAAAGGATTAAAAAATTACAGTTGGGCAATTCCATTTTATCAATTATATACATTTAAAACAGAAGGTTTTAGTATTCATGCTCAAGGAAATTTTGTAAGGTTTAAAAACAATAATCTTTTAAAAGAAAACAAAAAATTTATTAAAAGAATATTAGATTTAAAAATTGAAAATGATAAAAATTACGACTTCTATTAAGCAATAAATTAAATCTATTTATGAAACACTTAAACGGTATAGAAGTTGACAGAGTAATAGAGATGGCTTGGGAAGATAGAACTACTTTCGAGGCAATTGAATTTCAGTTTGGCTTAAAAGAACAAGAAGTAATTAACCTAATGCGAACAGAAATGAAGCTAAAAAGCTTTAAAATGTGGCGAAAAAGAGTGCAAGGAAGAAAAACAAAACATGAAAAATTAAGAACGTTTGCAAAAGGCCGGTTCAAGTGTTCAAGACAAAAATCCATATCAAACAACTCTATAACATAGAAAATAAAAATCGTGCTTTGCTTTCAGACTAGAGTACTTTAAAGACAGCACATAAAAAAGACAACATGATTACAGAAACAACATCAAAAGAAAAATCAGCAGCGTTAAATAGTTTTTCTCACCAAGAAGTTGGTGACGATCACTTATTTACAGGTCTAAAAACACCAATGAAAGTTGATGCTTTTAAACTCTCTGATGAAACTAAAAAAGATAAAATTGCATCTTTATTTTCAGAAATAATGGAGGTTATGGGGTTAGATTTAACAGATGACTCCTTAAAAGGAACTCCTAAAAGAGTTGCAAAAATGTATATTGATGAAATTTTCTCTGGATTAAACCCAGCGAATAAGCCAAGAGTTGC from Polaribacter sp. ALD11 includes the following:
- a CDS encoding cryptochrome/photolyase family protein codes for the protein MKKLRLILGDQLNSEHSWFSNIDDHVTYCLFEMRQETDYITHHIQKVVGFFAAMRNFAEELKDKKHNVIYFHINDTKNTQSLVENLSTLITENNIEKFEYLAPDEYRLDTQLKDFSSSLEIESEIFSTEHFYTEREDLKVFFKGKKQFLMENFYRNMRKKHQILMVDKQPEGGKWNYDASNRKKWKGDALIPQEINFDTNVEEIIAEIAKAGIQTIGKINPKYFEYPISRKQSLAQLDYFCSHLLIHFGDYQDAMHTDKIYLFHSRISFAMNTKMISPKEIITKVLETYRKQKDNIDISQVEGFIRQILGWREYMRGMYWMLMPNYKKENFLENKNTLPNFFWTGETKMNCLKNAINNSLDNGYAHHIQRLMITGNFALLTQIHPDEIDAWYLGIYVDAIEWVQLPNTRGMSQFADGGKIATKPYVSSGSYIGKMSNYCDACAYKKTKKFEDDACPFNTLYWNFLDEKQEKLASNFRMKMMYSLLNKMSSEDRIKIKEKANHIIEHLDEY
- a CDS encoding cryptochrome/deoxyribodipyrimidine photo-lyase family protein — its product is MNTNREEIHIVWFKRDLRLQDNEAIHNAIKSNKRVLFIYVFENSLINDAHYDERHWNFIKQSLEDLNTDLKKHNTKVLCVQAEVVSAFNQLFDTYKIDAVFSHQETGLLITYNRDKEFTRYCRNNSISWVENSNNGILRGLLNREDWFDTWENYMLAAQIKNDLNADKFLSIEEIQHLEKYFQTVNLETKNRTPYQKGGTKMARRYADTFFEKRHEKYMFNISKPALARESCSRLSPYIAWGNVSIRQIFQEAHKHKTATNKKHLGAFASRLRWQAHFIQKFEMEHTMENASINKGYQKLKKSISLEYQKAWKEGATGFPLIDACMRCLQETGYLNFRMRAMLVSFFTQILWQPWQAASQHLSTLFLDFEPGIHFPQLQMNAGETGINILRIYNPVKNSLEHDEDGSFIKKWIPELAHLATPFIHEPYLMTPLDQQFNHFELGVDYPNPIVDIKVARKKASDTLWNMRKNKEVRQESERILKKHTLSNKTRKLNTD
- a CDS encoding TIGR03643 family protein, with the translated sequence MKHLNGIEVDRVIEMAWEDRTTFEAIEFQFGLKEQEVINLMRTEMKLKSFKMWRKRVQGRKTKHEKLRTFAKGRFKCSRQKSISNNSIT